The Phytohabitans houttuyneae genome has a segment encoding these proteins:
- the clpB gene encoding ATP-dependent chaperone ClpB has product MDINRLTEKSQEALHDAQTAALRQGHTEVDGEHLLLALLDQADGLVPRLLEGTGADAAAARREAVAELERRPRVTGPGAEPGQVFITQRLNRVLDAADREAKRLKDEYVSVEHLILALADEGPQAAAGRVLRDQGVTKDKLLQALTSVRGSQRVTSATPEGTYEALEKYGRDLVADARAGRLDPVIGRDGEIRRVVQILSRKSKNNPVLVGDPGVGKTAVVEGLAQRILHGDVPEGLRDKTVFALDMGALVAGAKYRGEFEERLRAVLNEVRAGEGRILLFLDEMHTLVGAGAAEGAMDAGNMLKPMLARGELHMIGATTLQEYRQRVEKDAALARRFQMVLVDEPTVADTVSILRGLRERLEVFHGVKIQDAALVAAATLSHRYITDRFLPDKAIDLVDEACARLRTEIDSMPAELDELTRRVTRLEIEEAALAKETDPASGARLDQLRRELADLRAEADAKRAQWESERQAIRRIQQLRGEAERVRHEAEQAERAYDLNRAAELRHGKLPELERRLHAEEDQLATKQGTTRLLREVVTEDEISQIVSAWTGIPVSRLREGEREKLLRLDQILHERVIGQHEAVRLVADAIIRARSGIKDPRRPIGSFIFLGPTGVGKTELAKALAAALFDTEENMVRMDMSEYQERHTVSRLVGAPPGYVGYEEGGQLTEAVRRKPYSVVLFDEIEKAHADVFNTLLQVLDDGRITDAQGRTVDFRNTVIIMTSNIGAMHLLGGDAFGGTEIDEAARDRVMAELRGQFRPEFLNRVDDIVLFQRLSLQQIERIVDLQFAELRHRLEQRRLDIELTEKARRLIAEHGFDPVYGARPLRRYIAHEIETRVGRALLAGDLPDGATIRVDARDGEPVVEFAAAGAH; this is encoded by the coding sequence CAACCGGCTGACCGAGAAATCCCAGGAGGCGCTGCACGACGCGCAGACCGCGGCGCTGCGGCAGGGACACACCGAAGTGGACGGTGAACACCTGCTGCTCGCACTCCTCGACCAGGCCGACGGGCTGGTACCCCGCCTGCTGGAGGGCACCGGCGCGGACGCCGCCGCGGCCCGGCGCGAGGCGGTGGCCGAGCTCGAACGGCGGCCTAGGGTCACCGGGCCCGGCGCCGAACCCGGCCAGGTCTTCATCACCCAGCGGCTCAACCGCGTGCTTGACGCCGCCGACCGGGAAGCCAAGCGGCTCAAGGACGAGTATGTCTCGGTCGAGCATCTGATCCTGGCGCTCGCGGACGAAGGGCCGCAGGCGGCCGCCGGCCGGGTGCTACGCGACCAGGGCGTCACCAAGGACAAGCTGCTACAGGCGCTGACCTCGGTGCGCGGCAGCCAGCGGGTCACTTCCGCGACGCCGGAAGGCACGTACGAGGCGCTGGAGAAGTACGGCCGCGACCTCGTCGCCGATGCCCGCGCCGGGCGGCTCGACCCGGTCATCGGGCGGGACGGCGAGATCCGCCGCGTGGTGCAGATCCTGTCCCGCAAGTCCAAGAACAACCCGGTGCTCGTCGGCGACCCGGGCGTCGGCAAGACCGCGGTCGTGGAAGGGCTGGCCCAGCGGATCCTGCACGGCGACGTACCCGAAGGCCTGCGCGACAAGACCGTCTTCGCCCTCGACATGGGTGCGCTGGTGGCCGGCGCCAAGTACCGCGGCGAGTTCGAGGAACGGCTGCGCGCGGTGCTCAACGAGGTACGCGCCGGCGAGGGCCGGATCCTGCTCTTCCTCGACGAGATGCACACCCTCGTCGGCGCGGGCGCGGCCGAGGGCGCGATGGACGCCGGCAACATGCTCAAACCGATGCTGGCCCGCGGCGAGCTGCACATGATCGGCGCGACCACACTGCAGGAGTACCGGCAGCGGGTGGAGAAGGACGCCGCGCTCGCCCGGCGCTTCCAGATGGTGCTGGTGGACGAGCCCACGGTGGCCGACACCGTATCGATCCTGCGCGGCCTGCGGGAGCGCCTCGAGGTCTTCCACGGGGTCAAGATCCAGGACGCCGCGCTCGTCGCCGCGGCGACTCTGAGCCACCGCTACATCACCGACCGGTTCCTGCCGGACAAGGCGATCGACCTGGTCGACGAGGCCTGTGCGCGGCTGCGTACCGAGATCGACTCGATGCCAGCCGAGCTGGACGAACTCACCCGCCGCGTCACCCGGCTGGAGATCGAAGAGGCGGCGCTGGCCAAGGAGACCGACCCGGCCAGCGGTGCCCGGCTCGACCAGCTGCGCCGCGAGCTGGCCGACCTGCGCGCCGAGGCGGACGCCAAGCGGGCCCAGTGGGAAAGCGAGCGGCAAGCGATCCGCCGGATCCAGCAGCTGCGCGGCGAGGCCGAGCGGGTGCGCCACGAAGCCGAGCAGGCCGAGCGGGCGTACGACCTCAACCGCGCCGCCGAGCTGCGCCACGGCAAGCTGCCCGAACTCGAACGCCGGCTACACGCCGAGGAGGACCAGCTCGCCACCAAGCAGGGAACCACCCGGCTGCTGCGCGAGGTGGTCACCGAGGACGAGATCAGCCAGATCGTGTCCGCCTGGACCGGCATCCCGGTAAGCCGGCTGCGCGAGGGCGAGCGGGAAAAGCTGCTGCGCCTGGACCAGATCCTGCACGAGCGGGTGATCGGCCAGCACGAGGCGGTCCGCCTGGTCGCGGACGCGATCATCCGGGCCCGCTCCGGCATCAAGGACCCGCGCCGCCCGATCGGGTCGTTCATCTTCCTCGGCCCCACCGGCGTCGGAAAGACCGAGCTGGCCAAGGCACTGGCCGCCGCGCTGTTCGACACCGAGGAGAACATGGTGCGGATGGACATGAGCGAGTACCAGGAGCGGCACACAGTCAGCCGGCTGGTCGGTGCCCCGCCCGGCTACGTCGGGTACGAAGAGGGCGGGCAGCTGACCGAGGCGGTGCGGCGCAAGCCGTACTCGGTGGTGCTCTTCGACGAGATCGAGAAGGCACACGCGGACGTGTTCAACACCCTGCTGCAGGTACTCGACGACGGGCGGATCACCGACGCGCAGGGCCGCACCGTCGACTTCCGCAACACGGTGATCATCATGACCTCGAACATCGGGGCGATGCACCTGCTCGGCGGGGACGCCTTCGGCGGCACCGAGATCGACGAAGCCGCACGAGACCGGGTGATGGCCGAGCTGCGCGGCCAATTCCGGCCCGAGTTCCTCAACCGGGTCGACGACATCGTGCTCTTCCAACGGCTCAGCCTGCAGCAGATCGAGCGGATCGTGGACCTGCAGTTCGCGGAATTGCGCCACCGCCTGGAGCAGCGACGCCTCGACATCGAGCTGACCGAGAAAGCCCGCCGACTGATCGCCGAGCACGGCTTCGACCCGGTGTACGGCGCCCGCCCGCTGCGCCGGTACATCGCGCACGAGATCGAGACCCGCGTCGGCCGGGCGCTGCTGGCCGGGGACCTGCCGGACGGGGCGACGATCCGGGTCGACGCCCGCGACGGCGAACCCGTGGTGGAGTTCGCCGCGGCCGGCGCGCATTAG